In Deltaproteobacteria bacterium, the DNA window GGGGGCGTCTTCCTCTCCGGGGGCATCGATTCCGGACTCGTCGCGGCCGCCGCGGCGAAGCAGCGTACTGGCCTCGCGTGCTTCACGGTCGGGTTCGGCGGCGAGGCCGAGGACGAGACTCCGCTTGCCGCGGCGACCGCGCGCAGGCTCGGCGTGCGCATGGAGCGACTCGACGTGGATCTGCGCCGGGGAATGAGCGAGCTCCCCGCCGTGATGGGCCACTTCGACGAGCCGTGCTTCGACACGTCGGCGCTCCCCACCGCGCTGATCTGCGCGGAGGCGCGCAAGCATCTGGTCGTGGTCCTCACCGGAGACGCGGGCGACGAGGTCTTCGGCGGCTACCCGGCCCACGTTCGCGCCTGGCGCTGGCGCCATCTCGACGCCGTGCCGGCTGCGCTGCGCCGCTCCGCCGGCGCGCTGCTCGCCGGTGTCGCGCGGCCCGACACGATTCTGCGTCGGTTCGGCCGGCGTCTGGCGGAGCCGGTGGGGCGCTTCGGGATCGGCGCGACGCTGTACGCGTTCGAGGACTGGCCGCGCGACGTGCTGGTCCCCGCGCTGCGCATGGACGCAGACGAGCTGGTGCGCCGCTACGGCGAGCGACTTCCCGAGTGGCGCGGCGCGAGCCCGATCGACCAGTCGCAGCGCACGGACCTGCGCAGCTACATGCTCGACG includes these proteins:
- a CDS encoding asparagine synthase gives rise to the protein GGVFLSGGIDSGLVAAAAAKQRTGLACFTVGFGGEAEDETPLAAATARRLGVRMERLDVDLRRGMSELPAVMGHFDEPCFDTSALPTALICAEARKHLVVVLTGDAGDEVFGGYPAHVRAWRWRHLDAVPAALRRSAGALLAGVARPDTILRRFGRRLAEPVGRFGIGATLYAFEDWPRDVLVPALRMDADELVRRYGERLPEWRGASPIDQSQRTDLRSYMLDDILVKVDRMSMRHSLELRSPFLDYRMVELGLRVPSRLRAKDGRNKHLLRRLAARHLPEEVCVAPKRGFGIPLRSWLRDPKLASSLRALLAEGTPGFPDPFLPGGANRLWEAAAANPALHTALVTMLCYRWWCAARSAGP